The genomic DNA AAAGGAAACGTAATACATTGACAACTACATGACTACAATGTCGCCGGCCACCAAAACTCTGCCCCACAGACATTTTGTTGAAGACTGAGGCTTGCTCACAAATCTGGGAGGTGCAGGTCTTCAGCACCAGCTCTGCCTTCTTCAAGACAAGGGCACCATAAGCAAGTGCTGACATTAATCCCACTAGAAGCTGCTCCTCACAAACATATGGGTGAGGATAACTTTGGCAGGGGAATCGCCAAGGAGAGAAGGTGTCGCTTTCAAttcaccctttttaaaaaagcaaccaaCAGAAGGGCACCCATTTCACTGAGGTTTCTAGAGGAAAATAACTCCTCCCTACCTTTCTTCAAAGAGTCCTGAACACTTGAGCCTTAATCTATTAGGCTATGCAAAAACCCACAGCAGCACAAAGGACCAAAGAAAAGCTTTTCATCTGCCACTCAACCCTGGATCTGTTGGCTGGTGAAAGGGTTTGGTTTCTTACAGGTCACAGCCAAGAATGAAGGTGTAAAGCAGGCCtggctcaactttgccccccctcagctgtttttggactacagctcccataatccccagccacagtggccaacagcctgggattatgggagtcgtaggccaacatctgcaggagggccgaagctgagcagccctggtgtaatgCCTCAACTCCCACACAGGTGGCTAAGTCCTGTGGATTATGTCTTTTTCTAAAGGGAGGGGTGCTCTGTACCTGGGGGAGGCCGTCCGTCATTTATGTTGAACGCCGTGGCAAATATACCGAAAGGGAAGGCCCCGATTCCAAATGACATTTGGAAGCCGCCATCGCCAAACCCAAAGCCCTGGAAGCCCTGGGAAGAAAGGAAAGCAAATggtaaaggaaaaaaaaaaggggggggacccAGTGAAGATAGGGGTTCtccaatttgggtccccagatgatgttgtaccacaatacccatcatcccctgccagcaTGGCCAAAGGTggatccaaccacatctggggacccaagctggagaacccgGAGTTAGGATTTTTAAATTCAGTCACGCCccatttatttatcgtatttctataccgcctgacagAGAACTCTCCATTGCAACCTCTGCAAAGGCAGACGCCAGCCATGCCCACAAACGGCGCCGTGAAAACCAGCGAGTTGAGTAAGGAAGTGATATGAACCCCAGGCTTCTTGGCTATTCTGCCATTTGATTGTGTTGTGCCCCCCCGGCCTCTGAGGTTCTTTTCGATGCATGTCAAAAGGGGGAAATAGCAAACTACTGTAGCAGAAGGGACCACAGGTCGCCAGACACTGAATATGCCGACAGGCTTATAGATGGCCTTGTTGGGTGAAAAAACCACAGCGAGAGCACAAGATTAGCAGTGTCCCAGACATCtgccagccagcatggtgtagtagttaagagtgctggagtaggaccgaggagacccgagttcaaatccccattcagccatgagacttgctgggtgactctgggccagtcacttctctctcccggcctagcctacttcacagggctgttgtgaaagagaaactcaagtatgtagtacaccgctctgggctccttggagggagagcgggatagaaatgtagaaATAACCATCATCTGGTTAGCTACTTTTATGTATCAGCCTCACCCACAGACTAAAGAAATAATGAGCCTTTAATTCTGTAACCTTGTACTTACAACATAGGTATTACTGAACTCTATTCAGGACACCTggcatctatattattattattgttaattcgatttctatactgcccttccaaaaatggctcagggcagtttacaaagagaaataacaaacaaataaataagatggctccctgtccccaaagggctcacattctaaaaagaaacataagacacacaccagcaacagtcactggaagtactgtgctgggtgtggatagggccagttactctccccctgctaaataaagagaatcaccacattaaaaagatgcctctttgcccagttagcaggggcagcatTCTCTATAGCAGTTTAGCATAATTGCTAAATTATGCcagtatagtgtagtggttagaatgttggactaggaccagagttcgaattcccattcaaccatgaaactttggccagtcatggatctctcaggctaaccaacctcacaaggttgttgtgaggataaatatagccATGCacactgttctgagctcctcggaggaaaaagcaggatataaatatatgtatggagagagagagagagttcttgcCCCTGTTCTCTctttcctcaaatccccatttgaaAGTCTGATAAAAGCTTTGTGACCAAAAGACCTGAAAGGAAAAGTGATGACTGTTTAGCAATTAGCGTCTAACCACCAAGGCTGAAGACTGAGAGGTGAAAAGTGTCAACTTGTTTTGAATATCTCGGGGTGCAGAAGATGTGTATGTGGAGAGGGTGAGAGGAGAACATCTAAAGAACATCTGAAGATCCAAGCTTCAGAACATCTGAAGACTCAAGGGTGGAGTCGGAGTTGTCATAACTATAAGTTTTGAGGGATGTGAGGACTCACCCTAAGAGCAACCAAGGACCAAGAAGAGTATAAAACTAGAAGACCCCAGACCCAACTTTCAGAGAGCagttttttagccaggcttttagtgaTCCTTGAATGTTCTAAATTGTTGTCAGATTGCTGTTTTAACCATCTGTCTCATTGGTTTTTGTTGTGTGTttctttgtgaactgcctagagccttcggAGTCAGGCGATATATTAATTAAATTAAGAGGGCGACACACAGTCCaacactggggaaagcacagtgGGAATGCCTGCTTTCACGTGGTTACTGGAAGATGGTGCAGAACATTTGttatctacatttatatcccgctcgtcctccaaggagcccagagcggtgtactacatacttgagtttctctttcacaacaaccctgtgaagtaggctaggcggagagagaagtgactggcccagagtcacccagcaagtctcacggctgaatggggatttgaactcgggtctccccggtcctagtccagcactctagccactacatcacacaccattcagctttggctgaagcatcTCAAGGCCATACAAACAATTAAGTCAGAGTTGATATGGGCCTCTATGGGCTTTCAGGCCTTGTAATGAAGAGCATTGGCAtcgtcctccccccacccctgtctctctctccctccctctctcgctCTCATATCAAGGAATGCCACAAGCACCAGAGGTGAGTGAACAGGCCTCTGTCCACCACCTCACTGTAACCGAGTACACTGCCGATACGATCAGCACATCCCGAACCGATCACGTACAGGACGTGCTGCATCGGCCATCGGCTCCCTGCCCGGAGAGTGTAACACAAGCAATGCCCTGGGCTGCAGCAGCAGTTCCAGAAACTGAGCCCCGAAAGCAGGCCGCCCTCACACCCAGGCCTCCTCTGTGGCCTCCGCTAAAAAAAGGCTGCTCTCCGGGTTCAGTGACTGATTTAATCAGGCAGCAACTCTCCGGGGAGTCTGAGCATTTCGAGAGAGAAATGCACCTTAATGACACCCAACAGGGCTGTTTGTTTGAAGTCTAGAGGTCCAGGGCAGACTCTAGGGGCCCCACGCCGACTTGCAGGGAAATATGCAATTATTTCATCAGGTCCTGCGGCCTCCTGATTGCCGCGCAAGGAAATCCTGCCTCctgaccacgccccccccccaaatcacacaGGGCTTTCCTGTTTATGACCATTGTGCCTAGATGTGTGTTTGTTTGCACACATCCTGTTCCCGTCACAATCCCAAGGACACGCGCCGGTTCAAGAGCAACCAGGATCAGAGCACGCGCGCCCCCCCACAAGGTGGAGAAACTGACACTGCAGAATCCCACAAGCAGAAAACAGAATGGTGCTCAGCAGAATTCTGTTAAGCAAATGTGCATCTCGTGCGACTTTATTTTCATGCTCTCTCTTAGGGACAGAACCAGTGGAGGGGAAAGCCAGCTGCAACGCAGTTTGTTCCTTCCTGACTGGACTGGGGCACGGACGGGCGGGCAGGTGCCCCCAGGAAGGGAAAGGGACCAAAGTCCAGAAACCAAGAGCAAATGCTGGAGAGGAGGGCAGCTGATCCCATCCTCCACGTTCTGCTGTTTTAGCCTAAACCTCCAGATTGCTCTCTATGCTAAGAAGCCACCTGCATTTTTGCTTTCTACTTttgaaaaccaaaataaaataatatctatatctatattctctctttctctctctctccccccatctccAAGTCATCGCTTACTCACCCCTCTGTTTTCCGGCTCAGGCCTTTGGCCCTGAGGTCGTGGTGGTGTTTTCTCTCTGCAAGATAGAATTGATTCTGTTAATCGAAGAACCGGTTCATtctgggacctgagagatggcaCTGCCGAGGCCCCAATCCTTCCCTACACATGGCACATTCCAGCTGCCAAACATTCCAATGGACAgcaaatgtaggaagctgccatctactgagtcagacccttggtccatctagctcactattgtctacacaggctggcagcggcttctccaaggttgcaggcaggactctctctcagccctatcttggagatgctaccagggagagaacttggaaccttctgcttttcccagagcggcaccatcccctgaggggaagatcttccaatgctcacacttctagtctcccattcatatgcaaccagagtggaccctgcttagctaaggggaccagtcatgctggctaccccaagaccagctctcctctctgggcaGCGAGCCGGTCTGACACTGCCGTGTCAGGCCCACACCACTGCCCCGTCAGAACCCTCAGACCCCTCTCTACCAGTTTACACTTTCTGTTTACATCTGTCGCCACCATCTGCCTACACTGCCCAGGTCTCCACACAAAAGACGGTGGCAGGAAGCGTCCGTCCACGGAACCGTCGACAAAGAACTACTACCCTTTCGTTCAAGCAGGCGGATGTTCACAGATAAAAATAAAGGAAGGGACGCAGCAGCAAGTATCCGGCAAGAGCCCCTGGGCTGAATGGagaacctcggagaagccgctgccaatcggtgtggacgatactgagctagacagaccgagggtctgactcagcagacggcagcttccgatgtccctctGGAATGCGcgccagtggctgctgcagcacctTCCACTCCAAGGGCTCTGTGACTCCCACGGGGGAGCCCTCCAGCCCTCCTTACCTGGGGTCCTGCTGTCCGGTGCTGCCCCTTCCATAAAGGGGGATGACTTTATCACGGCTGATTccagctttacacacagggcacACCTGCCTGTTCGGCCGGGTCTCTAGCCACTGAAAAGCAGAACACAAGAACACGTTGGAGACAACTCCTCCGTGGTCCATGCAAGGAGTGCCGGGCGAATCCCAGAGGGTCGGGGCGCCTGGACCGGGAGTCCCCAGATGGCGTACTACAATCCCcatcaacatttggggacccagggttCAGAAGCCCTGCCCTAGACATGTGtgccagccaccccaccccacaacctgCACACAGAGCAattcttttcattcattcatccattcattcaatttctagaccgcccttgaTAAAGAATTCAGCCCgcctcccccagctcctgagggcctcccagttccaccctccccattttcttcattatctcccccaaCTCCAAGAGAccgtggggagaggggtgaacaagggccccctctcccctagccacgccccatagccaggggtggggctgggggctggagggggctgggttctttttattttattttattttattttatttatctttgaggaaaagcaggacataaatgcaaaaacaatagcacttagcactagcacttacgtttatataccgctctacagccggagctctctaagcagtttacaatgatttagcatattgcccccaacattctgggtactcaaatCAGGAGTCTGGTGATCTTTGCTATTTTTCAAGCCTGGCCAAAAGAATCCTTCCCTGTGGGAGGCTTTCCCCACGGTGTGGACAGCTTTCTAGGGAAAGCGCTGGGGAAGGACTACGCTGCCCAGCACGCCATgcgcaccttccaagatggcgcaggaGCCCAAGCGAGATGGCCGGGAGCAACGGGCAAAACGCAGCCCTGCACGGCGAGAATGGCCGTTTCCGCCTGGTGGCAGGGGACCGTGCAGAATATCCAGCGCGGGCGgaagtttcacacaggcccagcAAGCCACACTTTGGGTGGATGGGGGCCCACTGCGACAGTCTTGTCTCGTGGAGCATCCGGCCATCTCTCGGGGCCCCAAGCCAGAGATTGCAAGAGATTGCATGGGCACTGGCATGAGCAGATGGACTTGCCCGAGAGGGATTTGAGCACACGGCGCCTTTAAGGAATGGAAAGGGATATTGCACCTTCTGACACAATCCCCGGGGTGTGCGTGTGCAACGGAGCTGATGAAAGATGAAGTAAAAGAAAAGCTGCCTTACCTGGTGTAAACAAGGCCAACTGTTGGGAATCCCAAAGCGGTGTGTTCGCAgggcagaagggagagagaagggggcggggggcgggggagaagatcAAAATACAGGCAGCATTAGAGGAAATCGGAGGCTGGAATCCAGCCGTGCAGGTTTCCCCGCCTGACCCAACAACAAAGCACCAAATATCAAGAAGGGCAACAACTGCCCTCTCCCCATTCAAGCGACTTCTTATAAAACCCGACATGGAGACAGCGGGGCTGAAAGGAAGCGAGAGGCCGCTGAGTTATGccctccctttaaaaacaaaatgaacacCCCACCAGCACCCTCCACAACACATTCTAGAGACAGTCCTCGCCATCCTCCTGGATTACGGCACGCAGCAAGCAAAGGGCATGAGCCCAAGAGGTGGGCAGCGGTGGGGCGGGCGGCTGAACAGAGGCCTTGGACTGACTGCAGCAGCGGACTCCGCCCCCCAGGGATGGGGCAGGTTTTCGGCACAGCTCCACTGAGTGGGATGCCCCAGGACCACTTCTGAATAGTGGGGCAAACCCTTGGCTCACTCTGAGGCACCACTCGGGTTGCCCCTAAAGATATTGCCACCCCAAGACCCACTTTGTGTTGCTTAGGCGAGAGGTCCCcaaccctgcccccctccccaccgccagatgttgtcagactacaactcccatcattcccaggcacaatgGACATTCTGGTGGGGGACGacgggagatgtagtccaacaatatctgggggacCCAGAGCTGGGAAAGTCCTGGCATAGGGAGCTGAACTCCGCCCCAGACAGCATTCCTGCACCACCagggattctttttaaaaaattatttattattattattattgattcaatttctatactgcccttccaaaaatggctcagggcggtttacacagagaaataataaataagtaagatggatccctgtctccaaagggttcaccatctaaaaaagaaatataggctagacaccagcaacagccactggagggatgctgtgctggggacggatagggccagttgctctccccctgctaaataaagagaatcaccacgttaaaaggtgcctctttgccaaattacaCAACCCCCTTGCTTGGTATGGCGCTTTCCTCATCTCTGTAGCCGTGGGATGAGCGTCAGTTGCCTGGCCGTCAGACAGACAGCAAGACATCCACGGTTTCTCTCGCTGAAATCCCGCCCTGGCCTGTTCCCTTTGCTTTTGGCTCACGCAAACGCACGTCTCCCACGGAGCAGGAGCGGCTGGTGCTCATGACGGGGACTGACTCCAACGTATCCTGCCTTGCCAGGCACAGGCTCCGAAACGGGGGACGTGATTCTCATCCCACTTTGACCCAGAAGGCGCTCGGCCTCCCGTTCAAGCAGCGCCATCCAAAAACCAGTCCAACCGGAGTGTGGGAATGGAGCGGCCGACAAATCATGACTGCATCGGCACAGACGTTATTTCCCACTGCCCAAAGTTACTTCCGTTCCACCGCTGGGCTACGACAGCAAGGTCTGGAAGAGTTTCCATTCTGAGCTGCTCTGCTCCCAGGCTGGTCTGGGGAGGGAGGCGGGCGCTTCCTTGGCGACCCCATCGCCAAGGCGGAAACAGCAAGAAAAGCGGCCCATAAGAGGGGAGGAGACCTCTTGGGAGGATTCTAACTGCACATTGCCTGGGTTCTTACATATCCTAGTGAggccataaggacagccctgctgcaggatcaggcccaaggaggcccatctagcccggCACATGgtggcccacagtggcccaaccgaggcctctgggaagcccccaagcagacCCCGAGGCATCCCCGAGGCAAGGTTCTGCAGCAGGGTTCTTCGCGAGCGCATGAGCcaaaacggcttgggccctgggtatttaagaggacgtcttctttgccatgaaccccaccgcccattgagatcatctggggaggttcgtctgcagttgccaccagctggtctggGGGCTACttaagggacgggccttctccgctgctgccccgaagctttggaacgcgctccctgctgaaataaagagcctccccatctctgacaactttttagaagtttttaaagacacatctattcacccaggcttttaattaaatatcgtTTTAACAGTTCTAACATTAAGACGGTATAAGGGCAATGAAATTCCCAGGTAccctttgtttgtttgggtgtataaatataaatataaattcacTGAAGCAAGGTATTTTGCCTTGTATGGGGTAGGCACAACTCAAACAACCTCtaccatggagagctggtcttgtggtagcaagcatgacttgtccccttagctaagcagggtccac from Hemicordylus capensis ecotype Gifberg chromosome 15, rHemCap1.1.pri, whole genome shotgun sequence includes the following:
- the RNF185 gene encoding E3 ubiquitin-protein ligase RNF185; translated protein: MASKGPAASASPESSSTGGTSGNGSNGDGQSQDSTFECNICLDTAKDAVISLCGHLFCWPCLHQWLETRPNRQVCPVCKAGISRDKVIPLYGRGSTGQQDPREKTPPRPQGQRPEPENRGGFQGFGFGDGGFQMSFGIGAFPFGIFATAFNINDGRPPPAVPGTPQYVDEQFLSRLFLFVALVIMFWLLIA